In Synergistaceae bacterium, a single window of DNA contains:
- a CDS encoding cob(I)yrinic acid a,c-diamide adenosyltransferase translates to MQARGGVFLPVLERGFVQVYMGDGKGKTTSALGMALRMAGAGGKTLIVQFMKGWPYSEVRSLSLLPGVTLVQTGRPDFVYPDSIDPVDYEEAKRGLAAATEGVKSGEYDLVILDELNVALSFGLLELTPVLELVEGRPRHTELVFTGRNPPRELVDAADLVTEMSEIRHPYQKGVLARKGIDC, encoded by the coding sequence ATGCAAGCGAGAGGAGGAGTTTTTTTGCCCGTCCTTGAAAGAGGCTTCGTGCAGGTATATATGGGCGACGGCAAGGGCAAGACCACCAGCGCCCTCGGCATGGCGCTCAGGATGGCCGGAGCGGGAGGAAAGACGCTCATTGTGCAGTTCATGAAGGGTTGGCCATACAGCGAGGTTCGATCCCTGTCCCTGTTGCCCGGAGTGACGTTGGTGCAGACCGGGAGGCCCGACTTCGTATATCCCGATTCCATCGATCCCGTGGATTACGAGGAGGCGAAAAGGGGACTTGCCGCGGCGACGGAAGGTGTCAAATCCGGCGAGTACGACCTGGTCATCCTCGACGAGCTGAACGTCGCTCTCTCCTTCGGCCTCCTTGAACTGACTCCCGTGCTGGAGTTGGTCGAGGGCAGGCCCAGGCACACAGAGCTGGTCTTCACCGGTAGAAACCCGCCTCGGGAGCTGGTGGACGCGGCGGATCTCGTGACCGAGATGTCGGAAATTCGTCACCCCTATCAAAAAGGAGTGCTGGCCCGGAAGGGGATTGATTGCTGA